The genomic window ATCCTGCAAAAGCCAGTGATGGAATTTTTACTGGAACTTCTACGTCAACATGGATTTGACGAGATTATGGTCAACGTGAGCCATTTGGCTGAGGAAATTGAAAACTATTTCCGTGATGGTCAACGGTTCGGCGTACAGATTGCCTATTCTTTTGAAGGGAAAATCGATGACAACGGTAAACTCGTAGGGGAAGCTATTGGTTCGGCGGGAGGGATGCGACGCATCCAAGATTTTTCACCATTTTTCGATGACACCTTTGTAGTTTTGTGCGGTGACGCTTTAATTGACTTAGATTTGACCGCAGCTGTTAAGTGGCATAAATCCAAAGGCTCAATTGCGACTATCATCACCAAAACTGTTCCTCAAGAGGAAGTTTCTAGTTACGGCGTAGTAGTTACTGATGAAGATAGCCGAATCAAAGCCTTCCAAGAAAAACCTTCAGTAGAGGAGGCACTTAGCACTAATATCAACACAGGTATTTACATTTTTGAGCCAGAAGTATTTAAATACATACCTTCTGGAGTGGAATATGACATTGGTGGTCAATTATTTCCCAAACTAGTAGAAATCGGTGCGCCCTTCTATGCAATTCCTATGGATTTTGAATGGGTGGATATTGGTAAAGTCCCAGACTACTGGCGGGCGATTCGTGGCGTGTTATTAGGTGAAATCAAAAATGTGCAAATTCCTGGTCATGAAGTTGCTCCTGGTATCTACACTGGTTTAAATGTGGCGGTGAATTGGGACAAGGTAGATATTACCGGCCCAGTTTATATTGGTGGTATGACCAGAATAGAAGATGGAGCAAAAATCGTTGGACCAGCGATGATTGGCCCCAACTGTTGGATATGCAGTGGCGCAACAGTCGATAACAGCGTCATCTTTGAATGGTCAAGATTGGGGGCTGGAGTGAGATTGGTTGATAAGTTGGTGTTTGGTCGTTACTGCGTAGATAAAACAGGATCAGCTATTGATGTCCAAGCCGCCTCCCTGGATTGGTTGATTACCGATGCACGGCAAACACCACCAGAACACACGCCCGTAGAACGACAGGCGATTGAGGAGTTGCTGGGGACGAATGTAAGTTAGTTAGGGCAGGGGGCAGGGGGCAGGGGGCAGGGGGCAGGGAGTAGACAAGGGAGACAAGGAGGATAATTTTTTATCGCCAATGCCCAATGCCCAATGCCCAATGCCCAAAATTCTTTAATTTTGAATTTTGAATTTTGAATTTTTCTGCCCCAGTCCCCAAATCCTAGCTATTTAGATATGTGTA from Nostoc sp. UHCC 0870 includes these protein-coding regions:
- a CDS encoding sugar phosphate nucleotidyltransferase, translated to MKAMILAAGKGTRVRPITYTIPKPMIPILQKPVMEFLLELLRQHGFDEIMVNVSHLAEEIENYFRDGQRFGVQIAYSFEGKIDDNGKLVGEAIGSAGGMRRIQDFSPFFDDTFVVLCGDALIDLDLTAAVKWHKSKGSIATIITKTVPQEEVSSYGVVVTDEDSRIKAFQEKPSVEEALSTNINTGIYIFEPEVFKYIPSGVEYDIGGQLFPKLVEIGAPFYAIPMDFEWVDIGKVPDYWRAIRGVLLGEIKNVQIPGHEVAPGIYTGLNVAVNWDKVDITGPVYIGGMTRIEDGAKIVGPAMIGPNCWICSGATVDNSVIFEWSRLGAGVRLVDKLVFGRYCVDKTGSAIDVQAASLDWLITDARQTPPEHTPVERQAIEELLGTNVS